The Pelagibacterium halotolerans B2 nucleotide sequence ATCCGCTCTCCATGCGGGTGACCGATGTCGACGGCAAGGTGTCCGAAGCCCTGGCGCTCAACGAAGTCTCGCTCTATCGCTCGTCCTATCAGGCCGCCAAGATCAGGATTGCCATCGATGGCGAAACGCGTCTCGAAGAGCTGATCTGCGACGGCATCATCGTGGCGACACCGGCCGGATCGACCGCCTACAACCTTTCGGCCCACGGTCCGATCCTGCCGATCACCGCACCCCTTCTGGCGCTCACCCCGATCTCCCCCTTTCGCCCTCGACGCTGGCGCGGAGCGATACTGTCGAATAGGGCCAACATCACCTTCACGACGCAAGAGAATGGCAAGCGTCCTGTGAGCGCAGTCGCCGATAACGTGCAGTTTGACAATGTCGTTGAAGTGCAGGTCCATGAAAGCCGCCGCCATTCGGCGACGCTTCTGTTTGACCCCGGCCACAGCCTCGACGAACGGGTTCTGATCGAGCAGTTTCGCTATTAGAGCGTGTCCAGCAAAAGTGGAAACGGTTTTGCGGTTCGGACACGCGATAAAACAAAGGCTTAGAGCCAAGGATTTGATTCAATCAAATCCTGAACGGCTCTAGCCCGACCAAACAGGTCCAGACCGTCAGGCGGCGGGGAGTGCCAGCCGCTCTTCACGCAGATCGGGCACCATGACCTCGTCGGGCGATTCGGCGGCGAAGGCCGGCATGACACCCCGCGCTGCACTGCGGGCCAGCGCTATGTTCTGCTCGTTGAGATAGGCGAAGGATTCTTCGAGGGACGGCGGAAGTGCACC carries:
- a CDS encoding NAD kinase — encoded protein: MALYTDGKVAFVSSDTPEANAARKDLITRHGDAGIENASIVVALGGDGLMLETLHRVMDRNVPVYGMNFGTIGFLMNDYNPDALDVRLRAALPTRIHPLSMRVTDVDGKVSEALALNEVSLYRSSYQAAKIRIAIDGETRLEELICDGIIVATPAGSTAYNLSAHGPILPITAPLLALTPISPFRPRRWRGAILSNRANITFTTQENGKRPVSAVADNVQFDNVVEVQVHESRRHSATLLFDPGHSLDERVLIEQFRY